Within Gammaproteobacteria bacterium, the genomic segment ACGCAATGGCTGAAAATGCACCAGTTTATTATTCCGTCCATCAGTATCAATAATCCCGATACCAGTAGTCCGCGAACCAGGATCAATACCCAAAATACGAGTGATTTGTTTGAGTGGCGAGTTCAAGTTAAATTGATATATACATTAATAAACAGATTCATATCATAGTTTTTTCAAATCAGGATATCTATAGATTTTGGATAATTATTAATTATATATCAACCAAGTGATTCATTATAGCCAGAGATTCATCTGTTCTTATTTGATAAATTTTTTTTCGGGTTGGAATGATGTAATCATTTCATCGAAATTGTGATAACAATGAAATTTATGATGTAAAATAACATTATTCTTAATTTCAAAAATTAGCTATGAAAAAAATATTTGTATTTTTATTGGTATTTAGTATCTCTCAAACCGTTTTCGGCAAGAACACCAGCCATGAATTTGATAGTTTGATGAGTGAAGTTTTTAAACAAGATGGACCGGGAGCTGTGGCTTTGGTAATGAAAGATGACAAAGTACTTTACCGCAAAGCATTCGGCATGGCGAATCTTGAGTTAGAAGTAAAGATGAAACCGGATCATATTTTCCGTATTGGTTCAATCACCAAACAATTCACGGCATCGGCAATTTTGAAACTTCGAGATGAGGGTAAACTCAGTCTGGATGATGAAATTACGGAATATATTGAGGATTATCCCACGGATGGAAACAAAATCACCATCAAACATTTACTGACCCACACCTCAGGTATCAAAAGTTATACTGATATGGAGGAGTGGGACGGAGAAGTGAGAAAGAGAGATTTTACGCCTCTGGAGCTCATTGACTATTTCAAAAACCAACCGATGAATTTTAACCCCGGAGAACAATGGAAGTATAACAATTCCGGTTACGTTCTTCTTGGCTATATTATAGAAGTAGTATCGGGAATGTCATATTCAGAATATATCGAAAATAATATTTTTAAACCTTTGGGCATGAGCCACTCTCTCTATGGCTCAACATCAAAAATTATAAAAAACAGAGCCTCCGGTTATGACAAAAGAGAAGATAACTATATCAATGCTGATTTCTTGAGTATGACACAACCTTATGCTGCCGGTTCGCTACTGTCAACTGTTGATGATTTATACATTTGGTATAAAGCGGTGATGGAGGATAAAGTCATATCAGAATCCTCCAGAAAAGAAGCGCACACTCCATTCAAACTTAATGATGGCTCAGAAACCAGTTATGGATATGGCTGGTCGATAGGAAATATTCAAGGCAGTCCGATGATTACTCACGGTGGTGGAATCAATGGATTTCTGACTGATTCCATTTACTTGCCGAATGAAAAAGTATTTGTTGCCGTGTTTTCTAATTGTATCTGTAACTCACCCAATCAAATCTCAATGAAAATGGCGGCGCATAGTATTGGGAAACCTTTCAATTGGACCCCAATAGATATTTCCTCAGAAGAAAAGCAGGAATATGTTGCAGTCTATGAATCCAAAAACGGTCAGCAAAGAGTCATTAGCTTAAAGGATGGACAACTTTATTCATTAAGATCTGGAGGTTCTAAATTTGAGATTTATCCATACGATAAAGATAAATTCTTTTTCAAGGACGGGATGAGCACTTTGCACTTTATTCGTGATGAAGAAAAACAAATCTCATCTGTTCTATTATCCAACCCGATGGAGACATCTGAATGGAGACGAACCGATAAAGCCATACCAACAATTGAAAGAATCGATTTGGATTCAGCTGTTTCAGACAAATATCTGGGTCAATATGAGTTAGTACCGGGATTTATTCTGACAATCAGTAAAGAAGATGACAAAATTTTTGCTCAGGCAACCGGACAATCAAAAATTGAAATCATTCCGACTGAGATCAATAAATTCAGCTTAGTTGATGTCGATGCACAACTTACATTTAATTCCGACGAAAACGGCGAGGTTGTCAGTTTAACCCTTCACCAGGGTGGTGATCATGAGGCGAAAAAGATTGAGTAATAGATTCTTATTAATTTAATGAATCGCAAAAATATTGGTTTTTTTGTTGGGTATTGTGCGTTTGTTTCTACCAAATATAAATAAATTATTGCGTTGACAAATTTTAGAAGTTAGTTCAGAATTATTCTTCAGTGCAAAAGATTTTTTATTGGATTGGGGAACAACAATGTCAGGAGCAGAGCAAAATCAGGCTCAAATCGAATATTGTTTTGGTAATTTTCGCCTGAGTCCGTCTCAGCAGGTTTTAATCAAGAATGAAGAAAAAATTGTAATCGGTACGAAGCCGTATTATTTGCTGATGTTGTTTTTGCAGAAGCATGGCGATATTTTAAAGAAGGATGATATTATAAACAAAGTGTGGCCGGGACAGATTGTCACGGATGCAGCTTTAACCAAACAAATCGTTCGTTTGCGAAAACTGATTGATGATAATGATAGCAATCATCCAATCATTGAAACTCATCGTGGGGTTGGGTATCGATTTGCTGGCAATGTTGAACAATTTGAATTGCAGGGAAGTGACTTAAATACTTTCAAAAAAAAATCTATTAAAGTTCCTTTTTTGATTGTTGCTT encodes:
- a CDS encoding serine hydrolase, which produces MKKIFVFLLVFSISQTVFGKNTSHEFDSLMSEVFKQDGPGAVALVMKDDKVLYRKAFGMANLELEVKMKPDHIFRIGSITKQFTASAILKLRDEGKLSLDDEITEYIEDYPTDGNKITIKHLLTHTSGIKSYTDMEEWDGEVRKRDFTPLELIDYFKNQPMNFNPGEQWKYNNSGYVLLGYIIEVVSGMSYSEYIENNIFKPLGMSHSLYGSTSKIIKNRASGYDKREDNYINADFLSMTQPYAAGSLLSTVDDLYIWYKAVMEDKVISESSRKEAHTPFKLNDGSETSYGYGWSIGNIQGSPMITHGGGINGFLTDSIYLPNEKVFVAVFSNCICNSPNQISMKMAAHSIGKPFNWTPIDISSEEKQEYVAVYESKNGQQRVISLKDGQLYSLRSGGSKFEIYPYDKDKFFFKDGMSTLHFIRDEEKQISSVLLSNPMETSEWRRTDKAIPTIERIDLDSAVSDKYLGQYELVPGFILTISKEDDKIFAQATGQSKIEIIPTEINKFSLVDVDAQLTFNSDENGEVVSLTLHQGGDHEAKKIE